A genomic stretch from Mya arenaria isolate MELC-2E11 chromosome 10, ASM2691426v1 includes:
- the LOC128206422 gene encoding myotubularin-related protein 9-like yields MEFAEFIKTPMVDRVNLRKPFCKPVEGTLCITGHHLILSSRQTNREELWLLHSSVDSVEKRLSGSGGVVMIRCKDFTRLALDIPTAEECLNVAQSIEQLSHIDDITLAYPFFYRPTFDILEDGWHAFHQESEKNRYKSLLKEDWRISTANKEYRLCQSYPQSVFVPKAVTDEMLVKVAQFRQNGRFPVLSYYHRESKAVLMRCSQPLTGASGKRCKDDEKLVNAVLGIGVRGYIIDTRSQTLAKLEMKTGGGYEPEAHYSQWKRINQSIERRPVFHESLIKLIEACSDTSATQDKWLSKLESSGWLSHVKDILTCACLVAQCVDKDAACVLVHGSEGMDTTLQVTSLAQVIMDPDCRTFTGFEALIEREWLQAGHPFTDRCAKSAHAITKQRQESPVFLLFLDCVWQIWQQFPCSFEFTEDFLILLFEHAYSSQFGTFLCNSDLERRCLKLESRTVSLWSYLNRPEVLGRYINPMYDPNPMVIWPSVAPQSLLLWNGLFLRSHINQCKQEEAWTEVAKIRQYDKELRSKVTKLRRHLVCLEKEATAAGVILPATLDGDVNGCVKN; encoded by the exons ATGGAGTTTGCAGAGTTCATAAAAACGCCGATGGTAGATCGCGTGAACCTGCGGAAGCCGTTCTGCAAGCCAGTGGAAGGGACACTGTGCATCACGGGTCACCATCTCATACTTTCATCCCGACAGACGAATAGGGAGGAACTCTGG CTTCTGCACTCAAGTGTTGACAGCGTAGAGAAGCGTCTCTCAGGGTCTGGTGGGGTGGTGATGATCCGATGTAAGGACTTTACGAGACTTGCCCTCGATATTCCCACTGCAGAAGAGTGTTTGAATGTGGCCCAGTCGATAGAGCAGCTCTCACATATAG ACGATATTACCCTGGCATACCCGTTCTTCTACCGACCGACATTCGACATTCTGGAAGACGGCTGGCATGCGTTTCATCAGGAGTCAGAGAAAAATCGATACAAATCCCTCCTGAAGGAAGATTGGAGGATATCGACCGCTAACAAGGAATACAGG CTTTGTCAAAGTTATCCTCAGTCGGTGTTTGTTCCAAAAGCCGTCACGGATGAAATGTTGGTGAAGGTTGCGCAGTTCCGACAGAACGGGAGGTTTCCTGTACTTTCCTACTACCACCGAGAAAGCAAG GCCGTGCTGATGAGGTGTAGTCAGCCTCTGACTGGAGCAAGTGGAAAACGATGTAAAGATGACGAGAAGCTCGTTAATGCTGTTCTCGGCATCGGTGTTCGTGGTTATATCATAGACACTCGCTCACAGACCCTGGCCAAGCTGGAGATGAAGACTG GCGGGGGCTATGAGCCAGAGGCCCACTACTCACAGTGGAAAAGGATCAACCAATCGATAGAGAGAAGACCGGTGTTCCATGAAtcactcatcaaactcatagAAG CATGTTCCGACACAAGCGCTACACAGGACAAGTGGCTGTCAAAGCTTGAATCTAGCGGTTGGCTGTCACACGTGAAAGACATACTGACCTGCGCCTGTCTGGTGGCACAGTGCGTTGATAAAGACG CTGCGTGCGTGCTTGTCCATGGATCTGAAGGCATGGACACAACCCTCCAGGTGACATCACTGGCACAGGTCATAATGGATCCAGACTGCAGGACTTTTACTGG GTTCGAAGCATTGATAGAACGGGAATGGTTACAAGCCGGTCATCCTTTCACAGACCGATGTGCGAAATCGGCACATGCAATCACAAAACAGCGCCAAGAGTCGCCAGTTTTTCTCCTGTTCCTTGATTGCGTCTGGCAG ATTTGGCAACAGTTTCCATGCTCGTTTGAATTCACAGAAGACTTCCTGATCTTGTTGTTTGAACATGCCTACTCTTCACAGTTTG GAACCTTCCTGTGCAACTCAGACTTGGAGCGGCGATGTTTGAAATTAGAGAGTCGAACTGTCTCACTCTGGTCTTACCTAAACCGACCAGAAGTGTTAGGACGCTATATCAATCCAATGTATGACCCCAACCCTATGGTGATATGGCCCTCAGTGGCCCCTCAGAGCCTG ttgtTATGGAATGGGCTCTTCCTTCGTTCCCACATCAACCAGTGCAAGCAAGAAGAAGCATGGACGGAAGTTGCTAAGATCCGGCAGTATGACAAAGagttgaggtcaaaggtcaccaAATTGAGAAG